A part of Streptomyces sp. NBC_01210 genomic DNA contains:
- a CDS encoding acyl-ACP desaturase has product MTITSPHLGSSEAWTDARLLFALEEVVEKELNRHLKVAKDWMPHEYVPFTDGRNFPGYFEDGQAWEPEQSKVTDIGKIALVVNLLTEDNLPSYHHEIASLFGRDGAWGTWVHRWTAEEGRHGIVMRDYLLTSRAVDPDKLEQFRMAHMAEGFESDNRHSMLHSVAYVAFQELATRVSHRNTGHQSGDPVCDRMLARIATDENLHMVFYRNLLGAAFELAPDLTMQAVRDVVVNFRMPGHGMPGFERAAAQMAIGEIYNMRIHHDDVLQPVLRFLRVLDIDGLGPEGLKAQEELGLYMGGLNSEATKFDEKLAARKARMAARAAG; this is encoded by the coding sequence GTGACGATCACCTCTCCCCACCTCGGCAGTTCGGAAGCGTGGACCGACGCCCGACTGCTGTTCGCGCTGGAGGAGGTGGTGGAGAAGGAACTCAACCGCCATCTCAAGGTCGCCAAGGACTGGATGCCGCACGAGTACGTCCCGTTCACCGACGGCCGCAACTTCCCCGGTTACTTCGAGGACGGCCAGGCCTGGGAGCCTGAGCAGTCCAAGGTCACCGACATCGGCAAGATCGCCCTGGTCGTGAACCTCCTGACCGAGGACAACCTCCCCAGCTACCACCACGAGATCGCCTCGCTCTTCGGCCGCGACGGCGCCTGGGGCACCTGGGTGCACCGCTGGACCGCGGAGGAGGGCCGGCACGGCATCGTGATGCGCGACTACCTGCTCACCTCGCGTGCCGTCGACCCGGACAAGCTGGAGCAGTTCCGGATGGCGCACATGGCGGAGGGCTTCGAGTCCGACAACCGCCACTCGATGCTGCACTCGGTGGCGTACGTCGCCTTCCAGGAGCTCGCGACCCGCGTCTCGCACCGCAACACCGGCCACCAGTCGGGCGACCCCGTCTGCGACCGGATGCTGGCGCGTATCGCCACCGACGAGAACCTGCACATGGTCTTCTACCGCAATCTGCTGGGCGCGGCCTTCGAGCTCGCCCCGGATCTGACCATGCAGGCCGTGCGCGATGTCGTCGTCAACTTCCGGATGCCGGGACATGGCATGCCGGGCTTCGAGCGGGCCGCGGCGCAGATGGCGATCGGCGAGATCTACAACATGCGGATCCACCACGACGACGTCCTGCAGCCGGTGCTGCGCTTCCTGAGGGTGCTGGACATCGACGGGCTGGGCCCGGAGGGCCTCAAGGCGCAGGAGGAGCTGGGCCTGTACATGGGCGGGCTGAACTCCGAGGCGACCAAGTTCGACGAGAAGCTGGCGGCGCGCAAGGCGCGGATGGCAGCGCGGGCGGCGGGCTGA
- the ddaH gene encoding dimethylargininase: MPSRKALIRRPSPRLAEGLVTHIERTTVDAALALEQWETYAETLREHGWETVETEPADDCPDGVFIEDTVVMYRNVALIARPGAESRRPETAAVEETLARLGCSVNWVWEPGTLEGGDVLKIGDTIYVGRGGRTNAAGVQQLRAAFEPLGARVVAVPVSKVLHLKSAVTALPDSTVIGYPPLVDTPTVFPRHLPVLEESGAHVVLLGGGKLLMAASAPKSAELFTDLGYEPVTVDISEFEKLEGCVTCLSVRLRDLYA, from the coding sequence GTGCCCAGCAGGAAAGCCCTGATCCGTCGCCCCAGCCCGCGCCTCGCCGAGGGCCTGGTCACCCATATCGAGCGGACCACGGTCGACGCCGCACTGGCGCTCGAGCAGTGGGAGACATACGCCGAGACGCTGCGCGAACACGGCTGGGAGACCGTCGAGACAGAGCCGGCCGACGACTGCCCGGACGGCGTCTTCATCGAGGACACAGTGGTCATGTACCGCAATGTCGCGCTGATCGCCCGCCCGGGGGCCGAGTCCCGCAGGCCGGAGACGGCGGCCGTCGAGGAGACCCTGGCACGGCTCGGTTGCTCGGTGAACTGGGTCTGGGAGCCCGGCACCCTTGAAGGCGGCGATGTCCTGAAGATCGGCGACACGATCTACGTGGGCCGCGGCGGGCGTACGAACGCGGCAGGGGTGCAACAGCTGCGCGCGGCCTTCGAGCCGCTCGGCGCACGTGTCGTGGCCGTGCCGGTGAGCAAGGTGCTGCATCTGAAGTCCGCGGTGACCGCGCTGCCGGACTCCACCGTCATCGGATACCCACCGCTGGTGGACACCCCGACGGTCTTCCCGCGGCATCTCCCGGTGCTGGAGGAGTCGGGTGCACATGTGGTGCTGCTCGGCGGCGGAAAGCTGCTGATGGCGGCGAGTGCGCCGAAGTCGGCGGAACTGTTCACGGACCTCGGCTACGAGCCGGTCACGGTGGACATCAGCGAGTTCGAGAAGCTCGAAGGGTGCGTGACGTGCCTCTCCGTACGCCTCCGCGACCTGTACGCATAA
- a CDS encoding ABC-F family ATP-binding cassette domain-containing protein, giving the protein MSTLPTHITCSSLTFAWPDGTGVFDDFQLAVGPGRTGLIGLNGSGKSTLLKLISGELTPSGGAVRTAGEIGRLPQNLVLDTALRVDEVLGIATTRTALHAIEAGDPSEENFTAVGDDWDVEERARATLDQLGLGHIGLDRTIGEVSGGEGVLLRLAALLLAQPDVLLLDEPTNNLDLYARRRLYDAVAAWSGVMVVVSHDRELLELVDQIADLRDGEVNWYGGNFTAYEESLAVEQEAAERMVRVAEADVQRQKRELADAHIKLARRKRYGQKMWDSKREPKIVMGARKRAAQESAGKHRIMHTEKLAEAKERLDEAVDAVRDDDEIRIELPFTKVHPGRGVLRLNELTLRYGAEVKGEFEVRGPERIALVGRNGAGKTTLLRTITGELEPVAGEAVAEVPLRFLPQRLDVLDDGLSVVENVARFAPDATNNRIRARLARFLFRGARADQPAGTLSGGERFRAALAALLLAEPAPQLLMLDEPTNNLDMASVRRLTAALESYEGALIVASHDMPFLESIGITRWLLLDGELRDITTDEVRDGGFR; this is encoded by the coding sequence ATGTCTACTCTTCCCACCCACATCACCTGCTCCTCGCTCACCTTTGCCTGGCCGGACGGCACCGGGGTCTTCGACGACTTCCAGCTGGCGGTCGGCCCGGGCAGGACCGGTCTCATCGGCCTCAACGGATCCGGAAAATCAACGCTGCTGAAGCTGATCTCCGGTGAACTCACACCGTCAGGCGGAGCAGTACGCACCGCGGGCGAGATCGGCCGGCTACCGCAGAACCTGGTGCTCGACACCGCCCTGCGAGTGGACGAGGTGCTGGGCATCGCCACCACGCGCACCGCGCTGCACGCCATCGAGGCGGGTGATCCGAGCGAGGAGAATTTCACAGCGGTCGGCGACGACTGGGACGTCGAGGAGCGGGCGCGCGCCACCCTCGACCAGCTCGGTCTCGGCCATATCGGACTCGACCGCACCATCGGCGAGGTGTCGGGCGGCGAGGGCGTACTGCTGCGGCTGGCCGCACTTCTGCTGGCCCAACCGGATGTCCTGTTGCTCGACGAGCCGACCAACAACCTCGATCTGTACGCACGTCGGCGGCTGTACGACGCGGTCGCCGCCTGGTCCGGCGTCATGGTCGTGGTCAGCCACGACCGTGAACTCCTGGAACTGGTCGACCAGATCGCCGATCTGCGCGACGGGGAGGTCAATTGGTACGGCGGAAACTTCACGGCGTACGAGGAGTCGCTCGCCGTCGAGCAGGAGGCGGCGGAGCGCATGGTGCGTGTTGCCGAGGCCGACGTGCAGCGGCAGAAGCGTGAACTGGCCGACGCCCACATCAAGTTGGCCCGCCGTAAGCGGTACGGGCAGAAGATGTGGGACTCCAAGCGCGAGCCGAAGATCGTTATGGGGGCGCGCAAACGCGCGGCCCAGGAGTCGGCCGGCAAGCACCGCATCATGCACACCGAGAAGCTCGCCGAGGCGAAGGAGCGGCTCGACGAGGCCGTGGACGCGGTCCGCGACGACGACGAGATCCGTATCGAGCTGCCGTTCACCAAGGTCCATCCGGGCCGTGGCGTGCTGCGGCTGAACGAACTGACGCTGCGTTACGGGGCAGAGGTGAAAGGAGAGTTCGAGGTACGCGGCCCCGAACGGATCGCACTCGTCGGGCGCAACGGAGCGGGCAAGACCACTCTGCTGCGTACGATCACCGGCGAGCTGGAGCCGGTCGCCGGCGAGGCGGTGGCCGAGGTCCCGCTCCGCTTTCTGCCGCAGCGGCTCGATGTGCTCGACGACGGGCTGAGCGTGGTGGAGAACGTGGCGCGGTTCGCGCCCGATGCGACCAACAACCGGATCAGGGCGCGACTGGCCCGCTTCCTGTTCCGGGGCGCGCGTGCCGACCAGCCGGCCGGCACGCTCTCGGGCGGAGAGCGGTTCCGTGCGGCCCTTGCCGCGCTGCTGCTCGCCGAGCCGGCGCCGCAGCTGCTGATGCTCGACGAGCCGACGAACAACCTGGACATGGCGAGCGTACGGAGGCTGACGGCGGCGCTGGAGTCGTACGAGGGAGCGCTGATCGTGGCCAGTCACGATATGCCGTTCCTGGAGTCGATCGGCATCACGCGCTGGCTGCTGCTGGACGGTGAGCTCCGTGACATCACCACGGACGAGGTACGGGACGGGGGCTTCCGATGA
- a CDS encoding GOLPH3/VPS74 family protein, producing MPNGSLSIAARLYLLSWDTERMTPTGTSCLAPLVRAGALTELAQRGMLAEADGVARPVGDNLTGDPVLDELLELVEESRPRTWKRWVTHHATYTLEAVRKQLAGAGYLRRRRGRLLGLFSAPQYELDRADVVKSLREETRAMLGGPVPVAEISDRDAALVALAAAAEVRTLATADERRRHKDRIEALTERSGAAAPTLRNVIQEVRDAVIFEVTSASAAGASGGS from the coding sequence GTGCCCAATGGATCGCTCTCGATCGCCGCCCGGCTCTATCTCCTGTCCTGGGACACCGAGCGGATGACGCCCACCGGCACGTCCTGCCTAGCCCCTCTCGTACGGGCCGGGGCGCTCACCGAGCTGGCCCAGCGCGGCATGCTCGCCGAAGCCGACGGCGTTGCCCGGCCCGTCGGCGACAACCTCACCGGTGACCCGGTGCTCGACGAACTGCTGGAACTCGTCGAGGAGTCCAGGCCACGCACATGGAAGAGGTGGGTGACGCACCACGCCACATACACCCTCGAAGCCGTCCGTAAGCAGCTGGCCGGAGCCGGCTACTTGCGCAGGAGACGCGGGCGGCTGCTCGGCCTCTTCTCCGCCCCGCAGTACGAACTCGACCGTGCTGACGTGGTGAAGTCGCTGCGCGAGGAGACGCGGGCGATGCTCGGAGGTCCGGTGCCGGTGGCCGAGATCTCCGACCGCGACGCCGCCCTCGTCGCACTCGCGGCCGCGGCAGAAGTGCGCACCCTCGCCACCGCTGATGAGCGCAGGCGCCACAAGGACCGGATCGAGGCGCTGACGGAACGCAGCGGTGCGGCCGCTCCCACGCTGAGGAACGTCATCCAGGAGGTACGGGACGCGGTGATCTTCGAGGTGACGTCGGCGTCCGCGGCGGGCGCCTCCGGCGGCAGCTGA
- a CDS encoding SsgA family sporulation/cell division regulator, with amino-acid sequence MSTVIEQAVQARLVASAPQMESVPATLRYDREDPFAVQMAFPPPATLEGNEVSWAFSRDLLAAGVDGPAGVGDVRVRPFGYDRTVVEFRAPEGIAMVHIRTSEVRRFLKRAQGMVPTGCEHLYLDLDHNLAELLRDAC; translated from the coding sequence TTGTCCACCGTCATCGAGCAGGCCGTGCAGGCCCGACTGGTCGCCTCGGCACCCCAGATGGAGTCTGTTCCGGCCACACTGCGTTACGACCGCGAGGATCCCTTCGCCGTGCAGATGGCCTTCCCGCCGCCGGCGACGCTGGAGGGCAACGAGGTGTCGTGGGCCTTCTCGCGTGACCTGCTCGCGGCGGGTGTCGACGGACCGGCCGGCGTCGGCGACGTACGCGTCAGGCCGTTCGGCTACGACCGTACGGTGGTGGAGTTCCGCGCACCCGAGGGCATCGCCATGGTGCACATCCGCACCAGTGAGGTGCGCCGCTTCCTCAAGCGCGCCCAGGGCATGGTTCCCACCGGCTGCGAGCACCTCTATCTGGACCTCGACCACAATCTCGCCGAGCTGCTGCGCGACGCCTGCTGA
- a CDS encoding (4Fe-4S)-binding protein produces the protein MSQPKEHEGREITVTFESRRCLHAAECVRGLPHVFDLDSRPWVQPDGAAADRVAEVVRRCPSGALQYRLADGSTEEPDRPTTVTRSLAGQLVIRGDLGIRTAYGDRHETR, from the coding sequence ATGTCCCAGCCCAAGGAGCACGAGGGCCGGGAGATCACCGTCACCTTCGAATCACGGCGCTGTCTGCACGCGGCCGAGTGCGTACGCGGTCTCCCGCACGTCTTCGACCTGGACAGCCGGCCCTGGGTGCAGCCCGACGGCGCCGCCGCCGACCGGGTCGCCGAGGTCGTACGGCGCTGTCCGTCCGGCGCCCTGCAGTACCGGCTCGCCGACGGCTCGACCGAGGAGCCGGACCGGCCGACCACCGTGACCCGCTCCCTCGCCGGTCAGCTGGTGATCCGCGGCGATCTCGGCATCCGCACGGCTTACGGCGACCGACACGAGACGCGGTGA
- a CDS encoding WD40/YVTN/BNR-like repeat-containing protein: protein MTSMGKTRRTVSVGLCAAAVAAALAAPAQAAQPSGSATAEGTDGRGPSWSLKDTGTNVRFRGLAAVSRKAAWVAGSKGTVLRTADGGRSWQNVSPPGAGELEFRDIEAFDGRRAVVLAIGEGEASRVFRTEDGGASWTESFRNTDAKAFYDCVTFFDSRHGLAMSDPVDGKYRILSTGDGGRSWKVLPNTGMPAALPGEAAFAASGQCLVSSGSKDVWLATGGGATARVLHSADRGLNWTVAESTIPAGDPARGVFALAFRDRTHGIAVGGDYRADQASPSAGAVSRDGGRSWQQSKTPPPAYRSGITWLPHSRSAALAVGPTGTDLTVDAGRSWRTVDTGSYDTVDCTPDLGCWASGEKGRVARLEF from the coding sequence ATGACGTCCATGGGGAAGACGAGACGAACGGTGTCGGTGGGACTGTGTGCCGCGGCGGTGGCCGCGGCCCTGGCCGCGCCGGCGCAGGCAGCCCAGCCATCGGGCAGTGCTACGGCAGAAGGTACAGACGGCAGGGGGCCGAGCTGGAGCCTCAAGGACACCGGTACGAATGTACGGTTCCGGGGCCTCGCGGCCGTCAGCCGGAAGGCCGCGTGGGTCGCCGGCTCGAAGGGCACCGTGCTGCGTACCGCGGACGGCGGCCGCAGCTGGCAGAACGTCTCCCCGCCCGGGGCGGGCGAGCTGGAGTTCCGCGACATCGAGGCCTTCGACGGCCGTCGTGCGGTGGTGCTGGCCATCGGCGAGGGCGAGGCGTCCCGGGTCTTCCGTACCGAGGACGGCGGAGCGAGCTGGACCGAGTCCTTCCGCAACACCGATGCGAAGGCCTTCTACGACTGCGTCACCTTCTTCGACAGCCGGCACGGCCTCGCCATGAGTGATCCGGTGGACGGCAAGTACCGCATCCTGTCGACCGGCGACGGCGGCAGGTCGTGGAAGGTTCTGCCGAACACCGGGATGCCGGCGGCGCTGCCGGGCGAGGCGGCCTTCGCCGCCAGCGGCCAGTGCCTGGTCAGTTCGGGGAGCAAGGACGTGTGGCTGGCGACCGGCGGTGGCGCCACGGCGCGTGTACTGCACTCCGCCGACCGCGGTCTGAACTGGACCGTCGCCGAATCGACCATCCCCGCCGGGGATCCGGCGCGTGGAGTCTTCGCACTCGCCTTCCGTGACCGCACCCACGGCATCGCGGTCGGCGGCGACTACCGCGCCGACCAGGCATCCCCGAGCGCCGGGGCGGTCAGCCGGGACGGCGGGCGCAGCTGGCAGCAGTCCAAGACACCGCCGCCGGCCTACCGTTCGGGCATTACCTGGCTGCCGCACAGCCGGTCGGCGGCGCTCGCCGTCGGCCCGACCGGCACGGATCTGACGGTGGACGCCGGCCGCAGCTGGCGCACCGTCGACACCGGTTCGTACGACACGGTCGACTGCACACCCGACCTCGGCTGCTGGGCCTCGGGCGAGAAGGGCCGGGTCGCGCGGCTGGAGTTCTAG
- a CDS encoding YciI family protein, which produces MFVLELTYTAPVERVDELLEAHVEWLDAMYEEGVFIASGRKNPRDGGVILAVGDDRARIETIAAADPFTVGGVCAYRITEFIATKTAPELAPYRQQLPS; this is translated from the coding sequence ATGTTCGTACTGGAATTGACCTACACCGCACCCGTCGAGCGTGTCGACGAGCTGCTCGAGGCACATGTGGAGTGGCTGGACGCGATGTACGAGGAGGGCGTGTTCATCGCCTCGGGCCGCAAGAACCCGCGCGACGGCGGGGTGATCCTGGCCGTCGGGGACGACCGCGCGCGGATCGAGACGATCGCGGCGGCCGACCCCTTCACGGTCGGCGGCGTGTGTGCGTACCGGATCACGGAGTTCATCGCGACCAAGACCGCGCCCGAACTCGCCCCGTACCGTCAGCAGTTGCCCTCGTAG
- a CDS encoding endonuclease V, whose translation MKIIETPPAWPADETAALAVQDELRTRVVLDESGPPVATGLVTGVDVAYDDEHDVVAAAAVVLDSATLTVVEEVTAVGRVAFPYVPGLLAFREIPTVLAALESLTTDPGLVVCDGYGLAHPRRFGLASHLGVLTGLPVIGVAKNPFVFSYGELGPRRGDFAPLLADDGEEVGRALRTQDGVKPVFVSVGHRTTLDNACAHTLHLASRYRLPESTRRADRLCRRALEEATRASGPEDSVGEPSSGTE comes from the coding sequence ATGAAGATCATCGAGACGCCCCCCGCCTGGCCCGCCGACGAGACCGCGGCCCTGGCCGTCCAGGACGAACTGCGCACGCGGGTCGTTCTGGACGAGTCGGGGCCGCCGGTTGCCACCGGTCTGGTGACGGGCGTCGATGTGGCGTACGACGACGAGCACGATGTCGTCGCGGCGGCGGCCGTCGTCCTGGACTCCGCGACGCTCACCGTCGTCGAGGAGGTCACGGCGGTCGGCCGGGTCGCCTTCCCGTACGTCCCGGGTCTCCTCGCCTTCCGGGAGATCCCGACCGTGCTGGCCGCCCTGGAATCCCTCACGACAGACCCCGGTCTGGTCGTCTGCGACGGCTATGGCCTGGCCCACCCCCGCCGCTTCGGACTCGCCTCCCACCTCGGCGTACTGACCGGGCTGCCGGTGATCGGCGTCGCCAAGAACCCCTTCGTCTTCAGTTACGGCGAACTCGGTCCGCGCCGCGGTGACTTCGCCCCCCTGCTCGCCGACGACGGCGAGGAGGTCGGCCGGGCGTTGCGCACCCAGGACGGAGTCAAGCCGGTCTTCGTCTCCGTCGGCCACCGCACGACACTCGACAACGCCTGTGCCCACACCCTCCACCTCGCGTCCCGCTACCGGCTCCCCGAGAGCACGCGCCGGGCCGACCGGCTCTGCCGGCGCGCACTGGAGGAAGCTACTCGGGCATCCGGGCCGGAGGACTCAGTCGGGGAACCGAGTAGCGGAACTGAGTAG
- the mmpA gene encoding morphogenic membrane protein MmpA — MTTQTTHSATETTTHPVERTLTAVLILSALAGFGWVGAMVYTALSG; from the coding sequence ATGACGACACAGACGACGCACAGCGCCACCGAGACCACCACCCACCCCGTTGAGCGCACCCTGACGGCCGTGCTCATCCTGTCCGCGCTGGCGGGCTTCGGCTGGGTGGGGGCGATGGTCTACACGGCACTGTCCGGCTGA
- a CDS encoding saccharopine dehydrogenase family protein — protein MNRQNGTDRAQRPYDIVLFGATGFVGVLTAEYLAAHAPDDCRWAVAGRSRQKLEQLRKRLASVNPGCAELPLIETDADDPDALRELAESTRVVATTVGPYLWYGEALVSACAEAGTDYADLTGEPEFVDLMYVRHDARARETGARIVHACGFDSIPHDLGAYFTVQHLPQDVPLRVDGFVRSNATFSGGTFASALTAMSRGRQMLQAAHERRLHEPRLMGRRARAPLGGPRFSRETGAWALPLPTIDPQIVARSAATLPRYGPDFRYRHYAAVRTLPMAAGGVTALGALYGLAQLPPARRWLSERLKPGEGPDEERRAKSWFSVRFVGEGGGRRVFTEVSGGDPGYDETAKMLAESALCLAFDALPKTAGQVTTAVAMGDALLERLQTAGITFRVAATR, from the coding sequence TTGAACAGGCAGAACGGTACCGATCGCGCACAGCGCCCGTACGACATCGTGCTCTTTGGAGCCACGGGATTCGTCGGTGTGCTCACCGCGGAGTACCTCGCGGCGCACGCGCCGGACGATTGCCGCTGGGCCGTCGCGGGCCGCAGCCGTCAGAAGCTGGAGCAGCTGCGCAAGCGCCTTGCCTCGGTGAATCCCGGCTGCGCCGAGCTGCCGCTGATCGAGACGGACGCGGACGACCCCGACGCGCTGCGCGAACTCGCCGAGTCCACCCGTGTGGTGGCGACGACCGTCGGCCCGTATCTCTGGTACGGGGAGGCGCTGGTTTCCGCCTGCGCGGAGGCCGGGACCGACTACGCCGACCTGACCGGCGAGCCCGAGTTCGTGGACCTGATGTACGTACGTCATGACGCGCGGGCCCGGGAGACGGGGGCGCGGATCGTCCACGCCTGTGGCTTCGACTCGATTCCGCACGACCTCGGCGCGTACTTCACCGTGCAGCACCTTCCGCAGGACGTGCCGCTGCGCGTCGACGGATTTGTACGCTCCAACGCCACGTTCTCCGGCGGTACGTTCGCCTCGGCGCTCACCGCGATGAGCCGAGGACGGCAAATGCTGCAGGCTGCGCACGAACGGCGACTGCACGAGCCGCGGCTGATGGGACGCCGGGCGCGGGCTCCGCTGGGCGGGCCGCGGTTCAGCCGCGAGACCGGCGCCTGGGCCCTGCCGCTGCCCACGATCGACCCGCAGATCGTGGCGCGATCGGCGGCCACGCTGCCCCGCTACGGCCCCGACTTCCGCTACCGGCACTATGCGGCCGTCCGGACGCTTCCGATGGCGGCGGGCGGTGTGACGGCTTTGGGCGCGCTCTACGGTCTGGCCCAACTGCCGCCCGCCCGGCGCTGGTTGTCGGAACGCCTCAAGCCGGGTGAGGGGCCTGACGAAGAGCGCCGGGCGAAGAGCTGGTTCTCGGTGCGCTTTGTGGGCGAGGGCGGCGGTCGCCGGGTCTTCACCGAGGTCTCGGGTGGTGACCCGGGCTACGACGAGACGGCGAAGATGCTCGCCGAGTCGGCGCTCTGCCTTGCCTTCGACGCGCTGCCGAAAACAGCGGGCCAGGTCACGACCGCCGTAGCGATGGGTGATGCGCTGCTGGAGCGACTGCAGACAGCCGGGATCACCTTCCGGGTGGCTGCCACACGCTGA
- a CDS encoding CaiB/BaiF CoA transferase family protein, with the protein MAATGNGPLAGVRVVELAGIGPGPFAAMVLADLGADVVRVDRPGGAGLNIDPAYDLTNRNKRSVLIDLKAEGGPDQVLDLVERADVLIEGYRPGVAERLGVGPQECLARNPQLVYGRMTGWGQEGPLAQRAGHDIAYIAITGTLGMIGKAGEPPAVPANLVGDYAGGSLYLVIGVLAALQHARTEGGAGQIVDAAIVDGAAHLATMIHGMMAAGGWQDRRGSNLLDGGCPFYGNYETADGEYMAVGALEQQFYNEFIELLGIKDEVPARKDFARWGELRGAVAARFRTKTRDAWTAVFEGSDACVAPVLSLGEAPSHPHLAARGTFVEHSGLTQPAPAPRFSATPGAVVRPPAQPGADTAEVALDWDIPGLAGTAKEDDR; encoded by the coding sequence ATGGCGGCGACAGGAAACGGCCCGCTGGCCGGGGTGCGTGTGGTTGAGCTGGCGGGCATCGGGCCCGGCCCGTTCGCCGCCATGGTGCTGGCCGACCTCGGCGCCGATGTCGTACGGGTCGACCGGCCCGGCGGTGCGGGGCTGAACATCGATCCGGCCTACGACCTCACCAACCGCAACAAACGCTCGGTGCTCATCGACCTCAAGGCCGAGGGCGGCCCCGACCAGGTCCTCGACCTGGTCGAACGCGCCGACGTACTCATCGAGGGATACCGGCCGGGTGTCGCCGAGCGCCTCGGGGTCGGGCCGCAGGAGTGCCTCGCGCGCAATCCGCAGCTCGTGTACGGACGGATGACCGGCTGGGGCCAGGAAGGCCCGCTCGCCCAGCGCGCCGGACACGACATCGCGTACATCGCCATCACCGGCACTCTCGGCATGATCGGCAAGGCCGGCGAGCCGCCCGCCGTACCGGCCAACCTCGTCGGCGACTACGCGGGCGGCTCGCTCTATCTCGTCATCGGGGTGCTCGCCGCGCTGCAGCACGCCCGCACCGAGGGCGGCGCCGGCCAGATCGTCGACGCGGCCATCGTCGACGGAGCCGCTCATCTGGCCACGATGATCCACGGAATGATGGCGGCCGGCGGCTGGCAGGACCGGCGCGGGTCGAATCTGCTCGACGGCGGCTGCCCGTTCTACGGCAACTACGAGACCGCCGACGGCGAGTACATGGCGGTCGGGGCCCTGGAGCAGCAGTTCTACAACGAGTTCATCGAGCTGCTCGGGATCAAGGACGAGGTCCCGGCCCGTAAGGACTTCGCCCGCTGGGGCGAGCTGCGCGGCGCTGTGGCCGCCCGCTTCAGGACGAAGACCCGCGACGCGTGGACCGCCGTCTTCGAGGGTTCGGACGCTTGCGTGGCGCCGGTGCTCTCGCTCGGCGAGGCTCCCTCGCATCCGCATCTCGCGGCCCGCGGAACCTTCGTCGAGCACAGCGGACTCACCCAGCCCGCACCCGCGCCCCGCTTCTCCGCCACGCCCGGCGCCGTGGTGCGTCCGCCCGCCCAGCCCGGCGCGGACACCGCAGAGGTCGCTCTCGACTGGGACATTCCCGGCCTTGCCGGCACCGCCAAGGAGGACGACCGTTGA